The following are from one region of the Bactrocera oleae isolate idBacOlea1 chromosome 6, idBacOlea1, whole genome shotgun sequence genome:
- the LOC138857930 gene encoding uncharacterized protein isoform X2: MSTRATLGVRVRNDAASCVFTLVAGVFCILVAFTGSVNAKVFDRCELAQVLRNRHQLDLHEVATWTCIAQHSSGFNTEAYAGGLAGGSHGLFQISDVFWCSPPGKGFACNLPCERLRDADLTDDLRCLHIIYDEHQRLSGDGYNAWNAYQQFCRHGVESYVSDCFPNQRISPVAQQTFTQAAFASAPTSYYTSNDLAVHTNSISNGYSAYKRGKIYDRCELAQELYYKHKMPMEQIPTWVCIAQHESKFDTSAVGRLNADGSADHGLFQISDLYWCSHDRYSGGKACGLQCTKLLDNDISDDVRCIKRIHGEHTRISGDGFTAWSVYNRDCRNQQYSFISACFQEPPLQHAAKTHVQTSPSHTFPSFQAPQAPVHPQFQAPQTSLHPQFQANPFLQHIGVPQKSTQTLQKHQQHKYTSPKIVTQTHNTQTHKGKVYKRCELAQELYFKHKFPMQDIATWVCIAQHESKYDTAAVGRLNGDESADHGLFQISDLYWCAHDSFGGKACNIPCAKLLDSDITDDVRCIRIIHEEHTRISGDGFTAWTVYNHHCRNQQIEQVSACFDSNEISKTQVISGSSNNNYNNIIPTTALALPAAKGKIFKECELAQELYYKHKMSMEQIPTWVCIAKHESSFNTAAVGRLNADGSADHGLFQISDLYWCAHEKYGGKACNIPCHKLLDSDISDDVQCIKTIHAEHTRISGDGFTAWTVYNRNCRNQRLERIASCFPEEDLHRPQLIQPAVEMDKVAHDETGIAVGKGKIYQKCELAQELYFKHKMPMKDVPTWVCIAQYESSFNTAAVGRLNADGSADHGLFQISDLYWCSHEDANGKACHISCNKLLDNDITDDVRCVKTIYEEHTRLGGDGFTAWTVYNRNCRNQQLERISTCFDSKLLQQAQQANEIVQPASHSTAIKTSSQTQQQHIHPTSSSTEKTKLHAYPTKPYVNSEVFRTTPVKIPATHIVFKPGVETKVSTTVSAAKPVTSTTRKPHTQTTKQYYTTLLTTTTTRRPTTLTTAIRKPTANYGGSATKRPSTSWNWQQSQQVQPAKAISTTRQPTIRQPTTRQPTTRQPTTRQPTTRQPTTRQPTTRQPTTRQPTTRQPTTRQPTTRLPATKAKPNGSTTRSPQTKPTTTKLSNNQKPATNRGSTPKSSTITTTTRKPQTTKNLGLYQEKKTTTTATTKRTTVSTKTTQIVGIQKTLTTTTTRRPATTQNAGLRKPTTAATTRKPTTKQSTTKPTSKSSNDKTANLKATTTRKPGTTVRTPITQKTTAAVKTTTKRPTTATKRATTNSKTNSKYSTTKMREQQYATTTTRKPTTTVRTPITQNTFAATKPPANAHPTRRPTTASLNNFSTTKVPYTTKNITKTTPFTQYTKPSTQKPKVTTTKPTALTKTTSTARGTTRKPALYTANATNQKPNVMRNSVHTTPTKASLTVTTAKYRDDPFSHPFFDKYKEQFKIFTTTTTRTPTSTVNHKPVQAHFGEESEYYKQFRNHASGSAKTVYAYAFGQNGTVAGHYGR, translated from the exons ATGTCAACACGAGCAACGCTCGGTGTGCGTGTACGCAATGACGCCGCGTCGTGCGTTTTCACTCTTGTCGCGGGCGTTTTCTGCATATTGGTCGCTTTTACCGGAAGCGTCAATGCCAAGGTGTTCGATCGCTGCGAATTGGCGCAAGTGTTGCGCAATCGACATCAACTCGATTTGCATGAGGTCGCGACGTGGACTTGCATAGCGCAGCATTCGAGCGGTTTCAATACGGAGGCATACGCGGGTGGTCTGGCTGGCGGTTCACATGGACTCTTCCAGATAAGCGATGTGTTTTGGTGTTCGCCACCGGGCAAAGGATTCGCTTGTAATCTACCTTGTGAACGTTTACGTGACGCCGATTTGACAGATGACTTGCGCTGCTTGCATATTATCTACGACGAGCATCAACGGCTTTCCGGTGACGGTTATAATGCGTGGAATGCTTATCAGCAGTTTTGTCGTCATGGTGTCGAGAGTTATGTGTCAGACTGTTTTCCAAATCAACGCATTTCACCTGTGGCTCAACAGACATTCACACAAGCCGCTTTTGCCAGCGCGCCAACGTCATACTATACCTCCAACGACTTGGCGGTGCACACGAACTCCATAAGTAATGGTTATTCTGCGTATAAACGCGGCAAGATCTACGATCGTTGTGAACTGGCGCAGGAGCTGTACTACAAGCACAAAATGCCGATGGAACAGATACCCACATGGGTTTGTATTGCGCAACATGAATCTAAATTCGATACTTCGGCTGTGGGACGTCTGAATGCTGACGGTAGCGCCGATCATGGACTCTTCCAAATCAGCGATCTCTACTGGTGTTCGCATGATCGTTATAGTGGCGGCAAGGCTTGCGGACTGCAATGCACGAAACTGCTGGACAACGATATCAGCGACGATGTGCGTTGCATTAAGCGCATCCATGGTGAACACACGCGCATTTCAGGTGACGGTTTCACCGCTTGGTCCGTTTACAACCGCGACTGTCGCAACCAGCAGTACTCATTTATATCCGCATGCTTCCAAGAACCACCATTACAACACGCAGCTAAAACACACGTTCAAACTTCACCTTCACACACATTCCCCTCCTTCCAGGCGCCACAAGCACCCGTACATCCCCAATTTCAAGCCCCACAGACGTCTCTACATCCGCAGTTCCAGGCAAATCCCTTCCTTCAACACATTGGTGTTCCACAGAAATCCACACAAACACtacaaaaacaccaacaacacaaatacacatCCCCCAAAATTGTAACCCAGACACacaatacacaaacacacaaggGTAAAGTTTATAAACGTTGTGAATTAGCTCAAGAATTGTATTTTAAACACAAATTTCCAATGCAGGATATAGCTACGTGGGTGTGTATCGCCCAACATGAATCCAAATACGATACAGCAGCAGTTGGACGGCTCAACGGCGACGAAAGCGCGGATCATGGACTCTTTCAGATCAGCGATCTCTACTGGTGTGCCCACGACAGTTTTGGCGGCAAGGCGTGCAATATACCGTGCGCGAAATTACTCGATTCCGACATTACCGACGACGTTCGTTGCATACGTATCATACACGAAGAGCACACACGCATTTCGGGCGACGGGTTTACGGCGTGGACGGTTTATAATCACCACTGTCGCAACCAGCAGATCGAACAGGTATCGGCATGTTTCGATAGCAACGAGATAAGTAAAACACAGGTAATtagcggcagcagcaacaataattacaataatataataccaACAACGGCGCTGGCGTTGCCTGCAGCGAAGGGTAAGATCTTCAAGGAATGTGAATTGGCGCAGGAACTCTACTACAAGCACAAAATGTCGATGGAACAGATACCCACCTGGGTCTGTATTGCTAAGCATGAATCCAGTTTCAACACCGCCGCTGTAGGTCGTTTGAATGCCGATGGCAGCGCCGATCATGGACTTTTCCAAATCAGCGATCTCTATTGGTGCGCACATGAGAAATACGGCGGTAAGGCGTGCAACATACCGTGCCACAAACTGCTCGATTCGGATATCAGCGATGATGTGCAGTGTATTAAAACCATACATGCCGAACACACACGCATTTCCGGCGACGGATTTACAGCTTGGACGGTTTATAATCGAAATTGTCGCAATCAACGACTGGAACGCATAGCCAGTTGCTTTCCGGAGGAGGACTTACACAGGCCACAACTTATACAACCTGCAGTGGAGATGGATAAAGTCGCGCATGACGAAACAGGTATCGCCGTTGGTAAGGGCAAAATCTACCAGAAATGTGAGCTGGCGCAGGAGCTGTATTTCAAGCACAAGATGCCGATGAAGGATGTGCCGACATGGGTTTGTATCGCGCAATATGAGTCCAGTTTCAACACTGCCGCTGTAGGACGTCTGAATGCCGACGGCAGCGCCGATCATGGACTCTTCCAGATAAGTGATCTCTATTGGTGTTCACATGAAGACGCTAACGGCAAAGCCTGCCACATTTCATGCAACAAGCTACTCGACAATGATATCACAGATGACGTGCGTTGCGTGAAAACGATTTACGAAGAGCATACGCGTCTCGGCGGTGATGGTTTTACGGCGTGGACAGTTTATAATCGCAACTGCCGCAATCAGCAATTGGAACGGATAAGCACGTGTTTCGACAGCAAACTGTTGCAGCAGGCGCAACAAGCCAACGAAATTGTACAAC CAGCCTCACATAGTACCGCTATCAAAACAAGTTCACAAacccaacaacaacatatacacCCAACGTCGAGCAGCACTGAAAAGACCAAGCTCCATGCTTACCCCACAAAGCCCTATGTGAATAGTGAAGTGTTTCGTACAACACCAGTCAAAATACCTGCTACCCATATAGTGTTCAAACCAGGTGTTGAAACTAAAGTTTCCACTACGGTATCTGCAGCAAAACCGGTCACCTCAACCACCCGAAAACCACATACACAAACGACGAAACAATATTATACCACTTTGCTCACAACCACCACTACAAGGAGGCCCACAACATTGACAACCGCTATACGGAAACCCACAGCAAATTATGGCGGAAGCGCGACTAAGCGACCAAGCACTTCATGGAACTGGCAACAGTCGCAACAGGTGCAGCCTGCAAAAGCAATCAGCACAACTCGCCAACCAACAATTCGACAACCAACAACTCGGCAACCAACAACTCGTCAACCAACAACTCGACAACCAACAACTCGACAACCAACAACTCGGCAACCAACAACTCGTCAACCAACAACTCGACAACCAACAACTCGACAACCAACAACTCGGCAACCGACAACTCGACTACCGGCAACGAAGGCGAAACCGAACGGAAGCACAACACGATCGCCACAAACTAAGCCGACAACAACGAAACTGTCCAATAACCAAAAACCAGCAACAAACAGGGGAAGTACACCGAAATCCTcgacaattacaacaacaacgagaaAACCACAGACTACGAAGAATCTCGGATTGTATCAAGAAAAGAAGACTACTACGACGGCAACTACGAAAAGGACGACGGTATCCACTAAAACTACACAAATCGTTGGAATCCAGAAAACGTTAACGACTACAACAACCAGGAGACCAGCAACCACGCAAAACGCTGGACTTCGGAAACCCACAACTGCCGCAACAACAAGAAAACCGACAACTAAACAAAGTACCACCAAACCTACCTCAAAGAGTTCTAACGACAAAACTGCCAATCTTAAAGCCACTACTACACGTAAACCCGGAACCACTGTAAGAACGCCGATAACACAAAAGACTACCGCTGCTGTAAAAACTACCACAAAGCGCCCAACTACAGCAACAAAGCGAGCAACAACTAACAGTAAAACTAATTCTAAATATAGTACAACAAAAATGCGAGAACAGCAATATGCCACAACTACGACAAGAAAACCGACGACAACTGTCAGAACGCCCATAACACAAAACACATTCGCTGCCACGAAGCCACCAGCAAACGCTCACCCAACTAGGCGCCCAACGACAGCAAGTCTAAATAATTTTAGTACCACAAAAGTGCCATATACGACTAagaatattacaaaaacaacgccGTTTACCCAGTACACCAAACCAAGTACACAAAAACCGAAAGTCACTACAACAAAACCGACAGCATTAACGAAAACTACCAGCACTGCACGGGGAACTACGCGAAAGCCCGCTCTATATACCGCGAATGCAACGAATCAGAAACCGAATGTCATGCGAAATTCAGTCCACACAACACCTACGAAAGCCTCATTAACAGTAACAACAGCCAAATATCGGGATGATCCGTTCAGCCACCCTTTCTTCGACAAATACAAGGAACAATTCAAGATATTCACCACGACAACTACACGAACGCCCACGAGCACCGTCAACCATAAACCGGTACAGGCGCATTTCGGCGAGGAGAGCGAATACTATAAACAATTCCGAAATCATGCATCTGGCAGCGCGAAGACCGTTTACGCTTATGCTTTTGGACAAAATGGCACTGTGGCCGGACATTACGGTAGATAG
- the LOC138857930 gene encoding uncharacterized protein isoform X1 yields MSTRATLGVRVRNDAASCVFTLVAGVFCILVAFTGSVNAKVFDRCELAQVLRNRHQLDLHEVATWTCIAQHSSGFNTEAYAGGLAGGSHGLFQISDVFWCSPPGKGFACNLPCERLRDADLTDDLRCLHIIYDEHQRLSGDGYNAWNAYQQFCRHGVESYVSDCFPNQRISPVAQQTFTQAAFASAPTSYYTSNDLAVHTNSISNGYSAYKRGKIYDRCELAQELYYKHKMPMEQIPTWVCIAQHESKFDTSAVGRLNADGSADHGLFQISDLYWCSHDRYSGGKACGLQCTKLLDNDISDDVRCIKRIHGEHTRISGDGFTAWSVYNRDCRNQQYSFISACFQEPPLQHAAKTHVQTSPSHTFPSFQAPQAPVHPQFQAPQTSLHPQFQANPFLQHIGVPQKSTQTLQKHQQHKYTSPKIVTQTHNTQTHKGKVYKRCELAQELYFKHKFPMQDIATWVCIAQHESKYDTAAVGRLNGDESADHGLFQISDLYWCAHDSFGGKACNIPCAKLLDSDITDDVRCIRIIHEEHTRISGDGFTAWTVYNHHCRNQQIEQVSACFDSNEISKTQVISGSSNNNYNNIIPTTALALPAAKGKIFKECELAQELYYKHKMSMEQIPTWVCIAKHESSFNTAAVGRLNADGSADHGLFQISDLYWCAHEKYGGKACNIPCHKLLDSDISDDVQCIKTIHAEHTRISGDGFTAWTVYNRNCRNQRLERIASCFPEEDLHRPQLIQPAVEMDKVAHDETGIAVGKGKIYQKCELAQELYFKHKMPMKDVPTWVCIAQYESSFNTAAVGRLNADGSADHGLFQISDLYWCSHEDANGKACHISCNKLLDNDITDDVRCVKTIYEEHTRLGGDGFTAWTVYNRNCRNQQLERISTCFDSKLLQQAQQANEIVQREPTTYLTQSSNINQITTLPNKIKHKDELNHPFVNNPFLNQFSAVKFVPTTLKPKTTAKPIMHYGVTNKMFAAKTDFVNNPFLNQFIQTQQKPHSAAKVPQTVTNTNFIPAVPTTAPYAANPFLSKYQPSEIKQQTLTPIIIQQSQKQSYHSNPFLSKYKGQSASFSLIETKNQKPFNAATPSIQLTLPKPQTSQQQHFHSNPFLSQFIEQSPSLTAHKPASTANPSRNQIVAQYQNNPFLQRISAASHSTAIKTSSQTQQQHIHPTSSSTEKTKLHAYPTKPYVNSEVFRTTPVKIPATHIVFKPGVETKVSTTVSAAKPVTSTTRKPHTQTTKQYYTTLLTTTTTRRPTTLTTAIRKPTANYGGSATKRPSTSWNWQQSQQVQPAKAISTTRQPTIRQPTTRQPTTRQPTTRQPTTRQPTTRQPTTRQPTTRQPTTRQPTTRQPTTRLPATKAKPNGSTTRSPQTKPTTTKLSNNQKPATNRGSTPKSSTITTTTRKPQTTKNLGLYQEKKTTTTATTKRTTVSTKTTQIVGIQKTLTTTTTRRPATTQNAGLRKPTTAATTRKPTTKQSTTKPTSKSSNDKTANLKATTTRKPGTTVRTPITQKTTAAVKTTTKRPTTATKRATTNSKTNSKYSTTKMREQQYATTTTRKPTTTVRTPITQNTFAATKPPANAHPTRRPTTASLNNFSTTKVPYTTKNITKTTPFTQYTKPSTQKPKVTTTKPTALTKTTSTARGTTRKPALYTANATNQKPNVMRNSVHTTPTKASLTVTTAKYRDDPFSHPFFDKYKEQFKIFTTTTTRTPTSTVNHKPVQAHFGEESEYYKQFRNHASGSAKTVYAYAFGQNGTVAGHYGR; encoded by the coding sequence ATGTCAACACGAGCAACGCTCGGTGTGCGTGTACGCAATGACGCCGCGTCGTGCGTTTTCACTCTTGTCGCGGGCGTTTTCTGCATATTGGTCGCTTTTACCGGAAGCGTCAATGCCAAGGTGTTCGATCGCTGCGAATTGGCGCAAGTGTTGCGCAATCGACATCAACTCGATTTGCATGAGGTCGCGACGTGGACTTGCATAGCGCAGCATTCGAGCGGTTTCAATACGGAGGCATACGCGGGTGGTCTGGCTGGCGGTTCACATGGACTCTTCCAGATAAGCGATGTGTTTTGGTGTTCGCCACCGGGCAAAGGATTCGCTTGTAATCTACCTTGTGAACGTTTACGTGACGCCGATTTGACAGATGACTTGCGCTGCTTGCATATTATCTACGACGAGCATCAACGGCTTTCCGGTGACGGTTATAATGCGTGGAATGCTTATCAGCAGTTTTGTCGTCATGGTGTCGAGAGTTATGTGTCAGACTGTTTTCCAAATCAACGCATTTCACCTGTGGCTCAACAGACATTCACACAAGCCGCTTTTGCCAGCGCGCCAACGTCATACTATACCTCCAACGACTTGGCGGTGCACACGAACTCCATAAGTAATGGTTATTCTGCGTATAAACGCGGCAAGATCTACGATCGTTGTGAACTGGCGCAGGAGCTGTACTACAAGCACAAAATGCCGATGGAACAGATACCCACATGGGTTTGTATTGCGCAACATGAATCTAAATTCGATACTTCGGCTGTGGGACGTCTGAATGCTGACGGTAGCGCCGATCATGGACTCTTCCAAATCAGCGATCTCTACTGGTGTTCGCATGATCGTTATAGTGGCGGCAAGGCTTGCGGACTGCAATGCACGAAACTGCTGGACAACGATATCAGCGACGATGTGCGTTGCATTAAGCGCATCCATGGTGAACACACGCGCATTTCAGGTGACGGTTTCACCGCTTGGTCCGTTTACAACCGCGACTGTCGCAACCAGCAGTACTCATTTATATCCGCATGCTTCCAAGAACCACCATTACAACACGCAGCTAAAACACACGTTCAAACTTCACCTTCACACACATTCCCCTCCTTCCAGGCGCCACAAGCACCCGTACATCCCCAATTTCAAGCCCCACAGACGTCTCTACATCCGCAGTTCCAGGCAAATCCCTTCCTTCAACACATTGGTGTTCCACAGAAATCCACACAAACACtacaaaaacaccaacaacacaaatacacatCCCCCAAAATTGTAACCCAGACACacaatacacaaacacacaaggGTAAAGTTTATAAACGTTGTGAATTAGCTCAAGAATTGTATTTTAAACACAAATTTCCAATGCAGGATATAGCTACGTGGGTGTGTATCGCCCAACATGAATCCAAATACGATACAGCAGCAGTTGGACGGCTCAACGGCGACGAAAGCGCGGATCATGGACTCTTTCAGATCAGCGATCTCTACTGGTGTGCCCACGACAGTTTTGGCGGCAAGGCGTGCAATATACCGTGCGCGAAATTACTCGATTCCGACATTACCGACGACGTTCGTTGCATACGTATCATACACGAAGAGCACACACGCATTTCGGGCGACGGGTTTACGGCGTGGACGGTTTATAATCACCACTGTCGCAACCAGCAGATCGAACAGGTATCGGCATGTTTCGATAGCAACGAGATAAGTAAAACACAGGTAATtagcggcagcagcaacaataattacaataatataataccaACAACGGCGCTGGCGTTGCCTGCAGCGAAGGGTAAGATCTTCAAGGAATGTGAATTGGCGCAGGAACTCTACTACAAGCACAAAATGTCGATGGAACAGATACCCACCTGGGTCTGTATTGCTAAGCATGAATCCAGTTTCAACACCGCCGCTGTAGGTCGTTTGAATGCCGATGGCAGCGCCGATCATGGACTTTTCCAAATCAGCGATCTCTATTGGTGCGCACATGAGAAATACGGCGGTAAGGCGTGCAACATACCGTGCCACAAACTGCTCGATTCGGATATCAGCGATGATGTGCAGTGTATTAAAACCATACATGCCGAACACACACGCATTTCCGGCGACGGATTTACAGCTTGGACGGTTTATAATCGAAATTGTCGCAATCAACGACTGGAACGCATAGCCAGTTGCTTTCCGGAGGAGGACTTACACAGGCCACAACTTATACAACCTGCAGTGGAGATGGATAAAGTCGCGCATGACGAAACAGGTATCGCCGTTGGTAAGGGCAAAATCTACCAGAAATGTGAGCTGGCGCAGGAGCTGTATTTCAAGCACAAGATGCCGATGAAGGATGTGCCGACATGGGTTTGTATCGCGCAATATGAGTCCAGTTTCAACACTGCCGCTGTAGGACGTCTGAATGCCGACGGCAGCGCCGATCATGGACTCTTCCAGATAAGTGATCTCTATTGGTGTTCACATGAAGACGCTAACGGCAAAGCCTGCCACATTTCATGCAACAAGCTACTCGACAATGATATCACAGATGACGTGCGTTGCGTGAAAACGATTTACGAAGAGCATACGCGTCTCGGCGGTGATGGTTTTACGGCGTGGACAGTTTATAATCGCAACTGCCGCAATCAGCAATTGGAACGGATAAGCACGTGTTTCGACAGCAAACTGTTGCAGCAGGCGCAACAAGCCAACGAAATTGTACAACGTGAGCCCACTACTTATCTTACACAATCCTCTAATATTAACCAAATAACCACTTTGCCGAATAAAATCAAACATAAAGATGAACTAAACCATCCATTTGTAAATAATCCTTTCCTAAATCAATTTAGTGCTGTGAAATTTGTGCCAACAACCTTGAAACCTAAAACAACCGCGAAACCCATTATGCATTACGGCGTCACTAATAAAATGTTTGCTGCAAAAACTGACTTTGTAAATAATCCATTCTTAAATCAATTCATACAGACACAACAAAAACCACATAGTGCCGCCAAGGTCCCGCAAACTGTAACAAATACTAATTTTATTCCCGCTGTACCAACCACTGCCCCTTACGCTGCCAACCCATTTCTAAGTAAATATCAGCCATCTGAAATTAAACAACAAACATTAACACCCATAATAATACAACAATCGCAAAAACAAAGTTACCACTCCAACCCATTTCTCTCCAAATATAAGGGCCAGTCGGCTAGCTTCTCACTAAtcgaaacaaaaaatcaaaaaccatTCAATGCTGCCACACCAAGCATACAGCTAACACTGCCAAAACCGCAAACctcgcaacaacaacatttccaCTCGAACCCATTTTTATCACAATTCATCGAACAATCCCCAAGCTTAACAGCTCACAAGCCAGCATCTACAGCTAACCCATCGAGGAACCAAATAGTCGCACAATACCAGAATAATCCTTTTCTTCAACGAATTTCAGCAGCCTCACATAGTACCGCTATCAAAACAAGTTCACAAacccaacaacaacatatacacCCAACGTCGAGCAGCACTGAAAAGACCAAGCTCCATGCTTACCCCACAAAGCCCTATGTGAATAGTGAAGTGTTTCGTACAACACCAGTCAAAATACCTGCTACCCATATAGTGTTCAAACCAGGTGTTGAAACTAAAGTTTCCACTACGGTATCTGCAGCAAAACCGGTCACCTCAACCACCCGAAAACCACATACACAAACGACGAAACAATATTATACCACTTTGCTCACAACCACCACTACAAGGAGGCCCACAACATTGACAACCGCTATACGGAAACCCACAGCAAATTATGGCGGAAGCGCGACTAAGCGACCAAGCACTTCATGGAACTGGCAACAGTCGCAACAGGTGCAGCCTGCAAAAGCAATCAGCACAACTCGCCAACCAACAATTCGACAACCAACAACTCGGCAACCAACAACTCGTCAACCAACAACTCGACAACCAACAACTCGACAACCAACAACTCGGCAACCAACAACTCGTCAACCAACAACTCGACAACCAACAACTCGACAACCAACAACTCGGCAACCGACAACTCGACTACCGGCAACGAAGGCGAAACCGAACGGAAGCACAACACGATCGCCACAAACTAAGCCGACAACAACGAAACTGTCCAATAACCAAAAACCAGCAACAAACAGGGGAAGTACACCGAAATCCTcgacaattacaacaacaacgagaaAACCACAGACTACGAAGAATCTCGGATTGTATCAAGAAAAGAAGACTACTACGACGGCAACTACGAAAAGGACGACGGTATCCACTAAAACTACACAAATCGTTGGAATCCAGAAAACGTTAACGACTACAACAACCAGGAGACCAGCAACCACGCAAAACGCTGGACTTCGGAAACCCACAACTGCCGCAACAACAAGAAAACCGACAACTAAACAAAGTACCACCAAACCTACCTCAAAGAGTTCTAACGACAAAACTGCCAATCTTAAAGCCACTACTACACGTAAACCCGGAACCACTGTAAGAACGCCGATAACACAAAAGACTACCGCTGCTGTAAAAACTACCACAAAGCGCCCAACTACAGCAACAAAGCGAGCAACAACTAACAGTAAAACTAATTCTAAATATAGTACAACAAAAATGCGAGAACAGCAATATGCCACAACTACGACAAGAAAACCGACGACAACTGTCAGAACGCCCATAACACAAAACACATTCGCTGCCACGAAGCCACCAGCAAACGCTCACCCAACTAGGCGCCCAACGACAGCAAGTCTAAATAATTTTAGTACCACAAAAGTGCCATATACGACTAagaatattacaaaaacaacgccGTTTACCCAGTACACCAAACCAAGTACACAAAAACCGAAAGTCACTACAACAAAACCGACAGCATTAACGAAAACTACCAGCACTGCACGGGGAACTACGCGAAAGCCCGCTCTATATACCGCGAATGCAACGAATCAGAAACCGAATGTCATGCGAAATTCAGTCCACACAACACCTACGAAAGCCTCATTAACAGTAACAACAGCCAAATATCGGGATGATCCGTTCAGCCACCCTTTCTTCGACAAATACAAGGAACAATTCAAGATATTCACCACGACAACTACACGAACGCCCACGAGCACCGTCAACCATAAACCGGTACAGGCGCATTTCGGCGAGGAGAGCGAATACTATAAACAATTCCGAAATCATGCATCTGGCAGCGCGAAGACCGTTTACGCTTATGCTTTTGGACAAAATGGCACTGTGGCCGGACATTACGGTAGATAG